One part of the Tenacibaculum sp. 190130A14a genome encodes these proteins:
- a CDS encoding serpin family protein produces the protein MQNYILSLLRILYDKEENPIISPYCLETGLTILNEGTVGKTKEEILRLIEREDDNLVRISQYYKELNKLNEKISFELTNEIVHAPELSLKKAYQERLENEIPLKVKKEEINDVSAVFSIKSYFNLEGFWVENFYELSTPEMFTLTSGESIDALYICQSNIYGENKTKYFKGETYQAIQIPLEGDNIQVEIYLPNKYNGLEAFLSSVNSDFFRTHKFEEVDAIKVLLPKFKTNSEFNLKDYKEELDIQRVFDVDFDFSNLFDDNELVYITKVQQENEFELNEKGIKGKSITTIGGVAGGLFQPQKYVHFEASHPFLYLVRDNATQDALFVGLMKHPYNEGIPLMLYNEREYLKFKENKSRISDVTSLLVTLYALWKWVELLRIENKFVDWFSSLLLDLIETPHDIDRKEKIEFIANLDLNDLDNIKLDEETRNSVDELLKKMYVVRHIITRLIEKYYAIDYIDDKGYVLECLRELKERNVQLPSFDILFKCEKEVSSVTINELKERIKLLQEHPLPEIVSTKEEINRKQQQKYIREILPITLEINVRGMVYFGLMSLEKIIEKYQYTIDELLLWRKEIRTLISSELENEKLIERIGKLQIGGLDEQTGCYASSEFITEEVHKNIIEEYIEVGKILELVSSLFFAIEILNNTSSLLVDIGYYFECIFKELVSHDIDLSFFENFKKYKITKGDVIGDPIKIS, from the coding sequence ATGCAAAATTATATATTATCTCTTCTAAGAATACTATATGATAAAGAAGAAAACCCAATAATTAGTCCCTATTGTCTTGAAACTGGACTTACTATTTTAAATGAAGGAACAGTTGGAAAGACGAAAGAAGAGATTTTGAGATTAATAGAGAGAGAGGATGATAACTTAGTTAGAATTTCTCAATATTATAAGGAACTTAATAAGTTGAATGAGAAGATTTCTTTTGAACTTACAAATGAAATAGTACACGCTCCTGAGTTAAGTTTAAAGAAAGCTTACCAAGAAAGGCTTGAAAATGAAATTCCATTGAAAGTAAAAAAAGAGGAGATTAATGATGTATCTGCTGTTTTTTCTATCAAAAGTTATTTTAATTTAGAGGGGTTTTGGGTTGAAAATTTTTATGAACTTTCGACCCCTGAAATGTTTACATTAACTTCAGGAGAAAGTATTGATGCACTTTATATCTGTCAGTCAAATATATATGGAGAAAATAAAACGAAATACTTCAAGGGAGAAACATATCAAGCAATACAAATTCCATTAGAAGGAGATAATATACAAGTAGAAATATATCTTCCGAATAAATATAATGGATTAGAGGCTTTTCTGTCTTCGGTAAATAGTGATTTTTTCCGTACTCATAAGTTTGAAGAAGTGGATGCGATTAAAGTGTTACTTCCTAAGTTTAAAACCAATTCTGAATTTAATTTAAAAGATTATAAAGAAGAATTAGATATTCAAAGAGTGTTTGATGTTGATTTTGATTTTTCGAACTTGTTTGATGATAATGAGCTTGTGTATATAACAAAAGTACAACAAGAGAATGAGTTTGAGTTGAACGAAAAAGGGATAAAAGGAAAATCAATTACGACGATAGGTGGAGTTGCAGGAGGGTTGTTTCAACCTCAAAAATATGTTCATTTTGAAGCTTCTCATCCTTTTTTATACTTGGTCAGAGATAACGCTACCCAAGATGCATTATTTGTTGGATTAATGAAGCATCCCTATAATGAAGGTATTCCATTGATGCTATATAACGAAAGAGAATATCTTAAATTTAAGGAGAATAAGAGTAGGATTTCAGATGTCACAAGTTTACTTGTAACATTATATGCACTATGGAAATGGGTAGAACTCTTACGAATAGAGAATAAGTTTGTAGATTGGTTTAGCTCATTGCTTTTGGATTTAATTGAAACCCCGCATGATATTGATAGGAAGGAAAAAATTGAGTTTATAGCCAATTTAGATTTGAATGATTTAGATAATATAAAGCTTGATGAAGAAACGAGAAATAGTGTAGATGAGTTGTTGAAGAAGATGTATGTGGTTAGGCATATAATCACAAGATTGATTGAGAAGTATTATGCAATAGATTATATTGACGATAAAGGTTATGTTCTTGAGTGTTTGAGAGAATTAAAAGAAAGAAATGTACAGTTGCCTTCGTTTGATATACTGTTTAAATGTGAAAAGGAAGTTTCGAGTGTAACGATCAATGAATTAAAGGAGAGAATTAAATTACTTCAAGAGCACCCCTTGCCTGAAATTGTGTCTACTAAAGAAGAAATCAACAGAAAACAACAACAAAAATATATTAGAGAGATTTTACCAATTACCCTAGAAATTAATGTAAGGGGGATGGTTTATTTTGGTTTAATGTCTCTTGAAAAGATTATTGAAAAATATCAATATACAATTGATGAATTGTTGCTTTGGAGGAAGGAGATTAGGACTTTAATATCATCAGAACTTGAAAATGAAAAATTAATAGAAAGAATTGGAAAATTACAAATAGGTGGTTTAGATGAGCAGACAGGTTGTTATGCATCAAGTGAATTTATCACTGAAGAAGTTCATAAGAATATAATAGAAGAATATATCGAGGTAGGGAAAATTCTTGAACTAGTTAGCTCTTTATTTTTCGCAATTGAAATATTGAATAATACTTCTTCGTTATTAGTGGATATTGGTTATTACTTTGAATGTATTTTTAAAGAATTAGTGAGTCATGATATTGATTTGAGTTTTTTTGAAAACTTTAAGAAGTATAAGATAACTAAAGGGGATGTCATTGGAGATCCAATAAAAATAAGCTAA
- a CDS encoding substrate-binding domain-containing protein — protein MVNLKVGGVPEHFNYPWYITLKNKEYTKKGINLRWKDFPGGTGAMCKSLREGEIDIAIVLTEGIIKDIINGNPSKITQTFVQSPLIWGIHVGAKSSFKTIADLEHATVAISRYGSGSHLMAIVNAHNNGWDIDKLKFKVVGNLQGGIDALTNGDADYFMWEHFTTKPLVDNGTFRRLGDCPTPWPCFVVAVRNEVLENNLEEVKTVLNIINNCTEDFKSIENIDQTLAQRYEQQLEDIQEWLSITEWTDGNPVTKNLITRIQNKMVHFNVIDEKKDSGELIRNLYI, from the coding sequence ATGGTTAACTTAAAAGTAGGTGGTGTACCAGAGCATTTTAATTACCCTTGGTACATCACCCTAAAAAACAAAGAATACACAAAAAAAGGCATTAACCTTCGCTGGAAAGATTTTCCTGGTGGAACGGGTGCTATGTGTAAATCGCTACGTGAAGGCGAAATTGATATTGCCATTGTACTTACAGAAGGGATTATTAAGGATATTATTAACGGAAATCCTTCAAAGATTACTCAAACATTTGTACAAAGCCCTTTAATTTGGGGGATTCATGTAGGTGCAAAATCTTCTTTCAAAACAATCGCTGACTTAGAACATGCTACAGTTGCTATTAGTCGATACGGATCAGGATCGCATTTAATGGCAATTGTAAACGCTCATAACAATGGTTGGGATATTGATAAATTAAAATTTAAAGTTGTTGGTAATTTACAAGGCGGTATTGATGCCTTGACCAATGGAGATGCCGATTATTTTATGTGGGAGCATTTTACAACAAAACCATTGGTAGATAATGGTACCTTTAGAAGACTAGGTGACTGCCCTACTCCTTGGCCATGTTTTGTTGTTGCTGTTAGAAATGAAGTTTTAGAAAATAACTTAGAAGAGGTTAAAACCGTTTTAAATATTATCAACAACTGTACAGAAGATTTCAAGTCAATTGAAAATATAGATCAAACGCTAGCACAACGATATGAGCAGCAATTAGAAGATATACAAGAATGGCTTTCTATTACCGAATGGACAGATGGTAACCCCGTTACAAAGAACTTAATTACACGTATACAAAATAAAATGGTTCACTTTAACGTTATTGATGAGAAGAAAGATTCAGGTGAATTAATTAGAAATCTGTATATTTGA
- a CDS encoding nucleoside phosphorylase: protein MSIKHSELILNPDGSIYHLNLRPEHISTDIIFVGDQYRVDKVTKHFDSIEFTTQKREFKTTTGTYNGKRLTVISTGIGPDNIDIVLNELDALVNIDLETRQPKENHTKLNITRIGTSGSLQADIPVNSFLLSSHAIDLNGMLQSYQVEDIAHSDIEEAFIEHTNWSQRKSYPLVIANGKSLEEKLVSDKVHLGMTATAGGFYGPQGRVLRLPLQDADLNAKIDSFNHNGIRVTNLEMETSAIYGLSKLLGHDAASMNALIANRANGTFSEDPGKVVADLIKYTLDKLTE from the coding sequence ATGAGTATAAAACATTCTGAGTTAATCTTAAATCCAGATGGTAGTATTTATCATTTGAATTTAAGACCAGAACACATCTCCACTGATATTATTTTTGTAGGAGATCAATATAGAGTAGATAAAGTTACCAAACATTTTGATAGTATTGAGTTTACCACTCAAAAAAGAGAATTTAAAACAACTACAGGTACCTACAACGGTAAACGCTTAACCGTTATTTCAACAGGAATTGGTCCTGACAATATTGATATTGTTTTAAATGAGTTAGATGCTTTGGTGAATATTGATTTAGAAACAAGACAACCAAAAGAAAACCATACGAAACTAAACATTACACGTATAGGTACTTCTGGTAGTTTACAGGCAGATATTCCAGTAAACAGCTTCCTATTAAGTTCACACGCTATTGATTTAAACGGAATGCTACAATCATATCAAGTTGAGGATATTGCCCATTCAGATATAGAAGAGGCATTTATTGAACATACAAATTGGAGCCAAAGAAAATCATATCCATTAGTTATTGCCAATGGAAAATCTTTAGAAGAAAAATTAGTCTCTGACAAAGTTCATCTTGGAATGACTGCTACTGCAGGTGGTTTTTATGGACCTCAAGGACGTGTATTACGTTTACCTTTGCAAGATGCTGATTTGAATGCAAAGATAGATAGCTTTAATCATAATGGAATTAGAGTTACTAATTTAGAAATGGAAACTTCGGCTATCTATGGACTATCGAAGTTGTTAGGACATGATGCTGCCTCTATGAATGCGCTTATTGCTAATAGAGCCAATGGAACTTTTAGTGAAGATCCTGGAAAAGTAGTTGCTGACTTAATAAAATATACTTTAGACAAATTAACCGAGTAA
- a CDS encoding DUF1835 domain-containing protein — translation MASSVLHITNGDSTTNRLKDLKFQGNIITWREMLCEGKTTIDVGSEGFWKNRFDFFKQSYQVSKQNFIDITLKEYRNLCNQKKQDEIVLWFEYDLFCQVNMLAVISWLKRYRNNRKISLVCSGQIDNSEKLFTLNELSTEQLKNHFENRVELSRDDIEYADYIWQLYCSDSPLRLEAIYKQDATSPFLYLEQALKAHLQRFPSVNNGLNSLENFILQTAKETTPENKQQFVRELLTSQKVYGFGDVQYLRKMERLKKLFTSFDPVKLSRAGKKVLDNQLNYYGQIRSDFSYLGGAKKYSYLYVNTTDKLLKITT, via the coding sequence ATGGCTTCTTCTGTATTACACATAACAAATGGAGATTCAACCACAAACCGTTTAAAAGATTTAAAATTTCAAGGTAATATAATTACTTGGAGAGAAATGCTTTGTGAAGGAAAAACAACCATTGATGTTGGTAGCGAAGGCTTCTGGAAAAATAGGTTTGACTTCTTTAAACAATCCTACCAAGTTTCCAAACAGAACTTTATTGACATTACATTAAAAGAATACAGAAATCTTTGTAATCAGAAAAAACAAGATGAAATCGTTCTTTGGTTTGAATATGACTTATTTTGTCAGGTAAATATGTTGGCAGTAATTAGTTGGTTAAAACGCTATAGAAACAATAGGAAAATATCATTAGTTTGCAGTGGTCAAATAGATAATTCTGAAAAACTATTTACTCTAAATGAATTATCTACAGAACAATTAAAAAACCATTTTGAGAATCGCGTTGAACTTAGTCGTGACGATATTGAATACGCAGACTACATATGGCAATTATATTGTTCGGATAGTCCTTTGCGTTTAGAAGCTATATATAAACAAGATGCAACTTCTCCTTTTTTATATTTAGAACAAGCATTAAAAGCACATTTACAACGTTTTCCTTCAGTGAACAACGGATTAAATTCATTAGAAAATTTTATTTTACAAACAGCTAAAGAAACAACTCCAGAAAACAAACAACAGTTTGTAAGAGAACTTCTTACCTCACAAAAAGTTTATGGCTTTGGTGATGTACAATATTTAAGAAAAATGGAGCGCTTGAAAAAGCTTTTTACTTCCTTTGATCCTGTTAAACTTAGTAGAGCTGGTAAGAAAGTACTTGATAATCAATTGAATTATTACGGTCAAATACGTTCAGATTTTTCGTATCTTGGCGGCGCTAAAAAATACAGCTACCTTTATGTAAACACTACAGACAAGCTGTTAAAAATTACAACATAA
- a CDS encoding translation initiation factor yields the protein MDLQDQLKNLFPEHQFEEKPAEKTSDIWLQEEPLLCKYEKRKGKPTTIIDGYNGATKDFKLLAKQIKSQLSVGGSFKDDTIIIQGDYRDQIMEILKNKGFNVKRVGG from the coding sequence ATGGACTTACAAGACCAGTTAAAAAACCTATTCCCTGAGCATCAATTTGAAGAGAAACCAGCTGAGAAAACCTCAGACATCTGGTTGCAGGAAGAACCTTTACTTTGTAAATACGAAAAGCGTAAGGGAAAGCCTACCACTATTATTGATGGTTATAACGGTGCAACAAAAGACTTTAAACTTTTAGCTAAACAAATTAAATCACAATTAAGTGTTGGTGGAAGTTTTAAAGATGATACCATTATTATTCAAGGAGATTACCGTGATCAAATCATGGAGATCCTAAAAAATAAAGGCTTCAATGTAAAACGCGTTGGAGGTTAA
- a CDS encoding isopenicillin N synthase family dioxygenase gives MSKVPSVNLADFLSGDENRKQKFINEIGQAYETIGFVALKGHFLDDQLVDDLYAEIKNFFELPVDVKQKYEIPGIGGQRGYVSFGKESAKGKKEGDLKEFWHFGQYVENNPKLEAEYPANVEVEELPKFNEVGKKTYQMLEKTAQYVLRALALHLGLEETYFDQYIKNGNSILRPIHYPPIQEEPKGAVRAAAHGDINLITLLMGAHGKGLQVQDHDGVWHDAIAQPDELMINVGDMLSRHSNNKLKSTIHRVVNPPKELWGTSRYSIPFFMHPISEMKLDVLENCIDDNNPKQFEDITAGEFLNERLRELGLIK, from the coding sequence ATGAGTAAAGTACCAAGTGTAAATTTAGCTGACTTTTTATCTGGTGATGAAAACAGAAAGCAAAAATTCATAAATGAAATAGGACAAGCATATGAAACTATCGGTTTCGTTGCTTTAAAAGGACATTTCTTAGATGATCAGTTAGTTGATGATTTATATGCTGAAATAAAAAACTTTTTCGAATTACCAGTAGACGTAAAGCAGAAGTATGAGATTCCAGGAATTGGAGGACAAAGAGGTTATGTTTCTTTTGGTAAGGAAAGTGCAAAAGGAAAGAAAGAAGGAGATTTAAAAGAGTTTTGGCACTTTGGGCAATACGTAGAAAACAACCCTAAATTAGAGGCAGAATATCCTGCTAATGTAGAAGTTGAAGAGTTACCAAAATTTAATGAAGTTGGTAAAAAAACATACCAAATGCTAGAGAAAACAGCACAGTATGTTTTACGTGCTTTAGCCTTACATTTAGGTTTAGAAGAAACTTACTTTGATCAATATATCAAAAACGGAAATAGTATCTTACGTCCAATTCACTACCCTCCTATTCAAGAAGAGCCTAAAGGAGCTGTAAGAGCAGCTGCACATGGTGATATCAACTTAATCACTTTATTAATGGGAGCACATGGTAAAGGATTACAAGTACAAGATCATGATGGTGTTTGGCATGATGCAATTGCACAACCAGATGAGTTAATGATTAATGTTGGTGATATGCTTTCACGCCACAGTAATAATAAGTTAAAATCTACGATACACCGAGTAGTAAATCCACCAAAAGAATTATGGGGAACTTCTCGTTATTCAATTCCTTTCTTCATGCACCCAATTTCTGAAATGAAATTAGATGTTTTAGAAAATTGTATTGACGACAATAACCCTAAACAATTTGAAGATATTACAGCAGGTGAGTTTTTAAATGAACGTTTACGTGAATTAGGTTTAATTAAATAA